In Lycium ferocissimum isolate CSIRO_LF1 chromosome 3, AGI_CSIRO_Lferr_CH_V1, whole genome shotgun sequence, the genomic window TTTACCGAAGGCAATTCAGCCTCAATGTTTTCAGTTTCATTTCCTTCAGCTACAATGGATTCATCATGGTGAGGCGACACCAACGTATCACCCTCTTCTGTCCTATCATCTCTGGCAGGAGATAAATCTCTTTCGAGATGATCAGAAACAACCGCAGCGTCATCTTGAGTTTGCTCAAGATTTTCAGGCGTATGTCCTTTGGGTGGAGATACGTTGGATTCTTCGAGATTGGCATCACGAAACTGTTCGCCGCCCAATCGTTCCTCCGCAACAACCTACATAAAGTAACAAATTAAGAAACACAACATCAATCATCGAagcaaaaatattaaaataaaaaattaacaaattctGCAAGTGGTAAAAGATTGAAAATTATGTCAAAACAGGCAGAAGTTAGGTTCACAAAAAGGAAGATTTatcaacaaattttcaaaattatgccggaaggggcaaaccttatgcttgaaaaagggaaaagtatgccggaaggggcaagatttaagtttcaaaaagtaaaagtatgccggagtgggcagaaaataactttccaaaagagatgagtatgccggaggaggcaaaacATGAGtttgcaaaataaaatgtgaaagtatgccGGAAGGGGCAAGAGCTAAGTCGCAAAAAGTAAAAGTATACCGGTGTAGGCAGAAATATAACTTTGCGAAAAAAGGTAGTATGCCGGAGTAGGCAGAACATGAGTTTGCAATAAAAGGGGGGATTATGCCAGGAGGGGCAAAACTATCATTTtgcataagcaaaacaaaaaagagcaCACAAAGTGTCAACTACTAGAAAAGTGTGCCAGGCAACTTAGGTTTAGAAAACAACAGAGTATAAATGTAAATTTACCGAAGGCAATTCAGCCTCAACGTTTTCAGTTGCATTTCCTTCAGCTTGAGATACGATGGATTCATCATGATGAGGCGACACCAACGTATCATCCTCTTCTGTCCTTTCATCTCTGGCAGGAGATAAATCTCGTTCGAGATGATCAGAAACCACCGCAGCGTCATCTTGAGTTTGCTCAAGATTTTCGTGCGTATGTCCTTTGGGTGGAGATACGTTGGATTCTTCGCGATTGGTGTCATGAAACTGTTCACCACCTAATTGTTCCTCCACAACAACCTACATAAAGTAACAAATTAAGAAACACAACATCCATCATCGAagcaaaaatattaaaataaaaaattaacaaattctGCAAGTGGTAAAAGATTGAAAATTATGTCAAAACAAAAGTGAAGTTAGGttcacaaaaaggaaaatttatcaacaagttttgaaaaatatgccggaaggggcaaaccttatgcttgaaaaagggaaaagtatgccggaaggggcaagatttaagtttcaaaaagtaaagttatgccggagtgGGCAGAAAATAACTTTGTAAAAGAGATgagtatgccggaggaggcagaaCATGAGtttgcaaaataaaatgtgaaagtatgccGGAAGGGGCAAGAGCTAAGTTTCAAAAAGTAAAATTATGCCGGTGTAGGCAGAAATGTAACTTTGCAAAAAAGGTAGTATGCCGGAGTAGGCAGAACATGAGTTTGAAATAAAAGGGGGGATTATGCCAGGAGGGGCAAAACTATCATTtgcataagcaaaacaaaaaaagagcaCACAAAGTGTTAACTGCCAGAAAAGTGTGCCAGGCAACTTAGGTTTAGAAAACAACAAAGTATAAATGTAAAATTACCGAAGGCAATTCAGCCTCAACGTTTTCAGTTGCATTTAGAGATTGAACTTGTTCAACATCTGTCTCCATAGGACATGTCACATTTGCTTGGCCTTCTCCAAAAACATGTTCAAATGCATTGTCCCTATCAGCTGCCACATTTGTAGATTGAGGACCATCGGAAGCCATGGATTAGGAGAAGCATCTACATCTTGTACTGTCTTGTGTAATTTTCTTCTCTTGTAAAATCGGATTTTACCTCCCAACTCTGTCTCATCAAAGGTTCTTTCACTAGAAACGGCTTGCACATCTTCCATCTGAATTTCTTGATTACTTTCAGCCTCAACATTAGACAAATCAACACCAAACGAGTTGCCCCCTCGTCTCCGGTGGCGGGGTTTCACAGCATCCCAAAATGCCTGTTCAATATCAGCAATATCTTCACCAACATGAGACTGCACCGATCTTCTTCGTTGGCCAATGGAAGATTGCTCAACATTTTTACGAGACCTGGCTTGTTTAGTTTTCCTTTTAGCAGCAGCACTTTTACGAACAGATCTCGTACTCTTGCGTCTACCCTTTTCAACATGACAAGGAGAATCAACATGTCGACGAACATTTTCAGCATCAGGAGCAGTTtcggattcaaaatttaatccTCGCTTTTTGCGAAGCGTAAATCAGCTGATCCATCCGGACCTTCTCCTGCTGTTGATTATTCAAAATCCTATCCAATTTAACATCACAAACATTTTCCAGGAACTGtgaaaataaacaaatacaGCAAAGTGTTAAactcaagagaaaaaaaaaaagaacaaaacttttagaGGAAAAACAGACAGGAACGATGAGAAATACCTCAATGCGACGCTCTAGAGAAGAGCTTTCAGTGGATTTGCCAGCAATATTGGCATCTTCAGATTCACTTTCATCACCACTTGAATTGTCCGGAGATTCATCAACCACCCCTTTACCTCGCTATTGaaataaaatccatacaacaataaataataattacatcaaaacagaaaaagaaaaccaCATTAAAAGTTGACACGAAAAGTAAAGGGCAATAAACACCATTACCTTTCCTCTCGTGTACTCTTCGGATACAAGCAATTTCTTGACATCATTGAAATGTGGAGATTTATTACTGACATACGACAACATCAGAGGTTCACGACAATCGCCAATAATTTCAACATATTGTCTGCGATAGTCATTGAACCTAGACCAAACCCAAACGCTAAAGCCAtaaacaaaaccaacaacaccataatCAATGGTATGTCTGTTTATCCCTTGCTTATATATTGATTTGAAACACCTCAGGAGTTCAGCAAAACACAAAGACCCCCAATTAAACTGCTCAAACAATTCACTGTCCTCTATGTATACAATATGCTGCCACAATACCTTCTTATCAATTCTACCGCCCAATAAAACACGACCAAGAATGTATACCTCTGCTAGCATCACCGCATCAAGGTCAtcttcaaaatctacattttCAGCACTCATCACATTCTTCAAATCCCTCATTTCCAAATTCCTTTTACCAtcttcaacaccaaaatatcttCTCAAAAGACGACTGCCATTGGTTTTGTTATATTTAGCATAGAAAGATCTAGGAGGTTCAGTAATTGATAACCCAGTGACTCTCTTAAATGATTGGTCTGTAAATGTCACAAGTTTATCTTGTATATTAAAATGCATTTCATTTGTTTCAGAACACTGAACTTCCGacaacaacataaaattcaccaaGATACCCgacatttttatattatgtaATTCCATAAATTTCCCAAAAGGACGATTCTTCAAAATTACCAACTGTTCTTTTGTAAGAAATTTCTCAACAAATTTAACAAACTTTTCATCCCCTCGCCATACAGCACTGATGCGTGTGTCTGTCCACTCTTCCGGAGGAATATAATAGTCAGCAACTTGTCCAAATTGACGTCTCATGATTTAGCACACTGACATGagcaaaacataaaattcaatcaggaaaaaaaaaaaggaaaaaaaaacacataaaaaacaTTACCAACAAAAATACATTACCACAATGCATTACGAAaaacgtaaaagaaaaaaaaaaaaaaaaaacagaaaacccTATTCAAATAAAATACAGACACAAACAATTGAAGGAAATAACTTATCAACAAGTAATAAAATAGTAACTAATAACTTACAGATGAAATTGAAACCCCACTAAGAGAAATCAATGAAAAAACTGATAAAGATGATATAGGAAACGTGACAAAGCAACTGCCTTCTTCAGCTTTAAAGTGaacaaatgaaaataaaaagtaaattacAGGAAGAGCGGGCAAATATAtattgaacaattttttttttttaaaactgcaCACGTGCTAACCACGTGACAAAACTTATGCCGAAAGAGGCATAATGTAAGTGTGCTAAGAATAAAAGTTTGCCGTTGTGGGCATAACTGTGTGGCTTTATATAGAAGTTCAAATTAGTCGATTTTAAATTGGAATAATAAGTGTGTTGAAACGattggatttcaattgaatGAGGATACAGGAGTTTTGcgcttttttctaaaaaaaaaaaaaaaccaaaaacaaagttAGTGAAATTTGAATTGAAGTAACTGTTGCAATTATTGACAAAAATACAAAgagtttttcagtttttttttttttttttttttttaaaaaaagaattaatacaTTTTCAATTGGAAGTAAATTTAGCAATACCTATTAGAGATATTGGGAATAAGAGTCACTTTTTagttatctttttttatttctagagagaaaaaaaaaaactgttacTACGAATTTAGCAGTACGCCGGAAAGGGCAGAACTTCTGTTCCCAACGGGCAAACTTATGCCGGAGGCGGCAAGATTATTTGGCTTGACTTTTGCATATTAAGCTCTTTGGATTTCAATTGGATGAGGATACAGCAAgttttgcagtttttttttttttaaaccaaaaacagCTACTCAAATTTAAATTGGAGTAACTGTCGCAACTATTGACAAAAATACAAAGaatttttcagtttttctttccattttttttttttttaaaaacaaaacaattaaTACATTAATTGGAAGTAACTGTCGCACTTATTCGAGATGTTTTGGAACAAGAGTCActttttaattatcttttttatttttagaaaaaacaatTACTTCCATCTTAGAAGTATGCCGGAAGGGGCAGAACATCTGTTCACAAAAATGGCAAAAGTATGCCGGTTAAGGCAGACTACAATAGAGCACAGTTTGAAAAAGTGAAACTTCATTATATGTACAGAAATGAAAGACCAATTTACATATACATCATTCGAAAAAGGGGGAAACACAATAACATAACACTTGCCGtaaataacaacaaaaaaatcaattcactTTCCTAACTCTTCTGCAGTACAGTATATATCTTCAACAGCAGAACTCAACCGTTTCTCAACTGGAGTACTGCTTGGTGTAAGCAAACACCAATTAGGATAACCATCATCTTCTTTGTTTCCATCTTCGCATCTCGGACGTTTTCTACTATCTTCAACAGCAGCTGCTACTTCATTTACATTTTGTGATGCTTCATTAGAAGAAAACACATAATCTCCGCATTGAAAAGCATTATTAATTGCAGCAATTTCTTTAAGTGCTTCTTTTTTTGCGCggtcttcattttctttcacaAATTCCTTTTCAAACTGAGAAAGAGTTTGAGTTTTATCAGACAGTTGACTTGATGAAGA contains:
- the LOC132050296 gene encoding uncharacterized protein LOC132050296 is translated as MLKKDSRNLLSMLLLLVRNKRSLDYPIALKFPDDSGPCSSRAVLPSQVTSQIVNGVLSSVKNQLDDERSTIVNQVKFEKEFVKENEDRAKKEALKEIAAINNAFQCGDYVFSSNEASQNVNEVAAAVEDSRKRPRCEDGNKEDDGYPNWCLLTPSSTPVEKRLSSAVEDIYCTAEELGK